The Pontibacter sp. SGAir0037 DNA segment AGGCAAATGGGCTAATCGTTGTAACGGGCTGTTCAGTAGTTGCGGTATAAATACATTTACACTCCATACCTGGTCGGCAGGTTGTATTGTTTTCATTTTCCTGTTGTCTCCTAACCAGCCTACAAGCTGATGCCTTTCAATCATGTCCAGACACAGCAGAACAGCTTCACGAAATTCGGAACCAACCAGATCACCTGCCCAGACGGCCTTACCTACATAAAGTGCTCTATCATAATAAATGCTCACGAAGGTATTCCTAAAGTATAAATTTGTCATGCAAACTATCATTAGCTAACAACTTATATGTTAGTAGCCTAAAAAACAATCAGTAAAATTATAAGAATCAGGCTGTAGGCCTCCGGGTATTGGCGCCCTGAACCACAAGCGTACTCTGCAAGCCTTAACAGATGGTGGGTACAAGCTAAAAAGGGCAATGACTGCACCGATCACCGCCTTTGCCTTAGCTTGAAATGATGTACTACCTTATTGCCCGTTTACCACAACTATCTCCACCCGACGGTTTTTCTGGCGTCCCTCCGGAGTTGCATTGGTAGCGACGGGATTTGATTCACCAACTGCCTCTACGCTTATGCGGGATTTATCTATATCGCCCTTGTTGTTGAGCCAGTCTTTTACTGTTTTAGCACGATCCTCAGCCAACTGCTTGTTATAAGACTTACTGGCTGTTGAATCCGTATGTCCGTACACCCTGATCTGGCCTGCATTACCCATGTCCTGTATAGACGCTGAAATACTGCTTAGTTTATCTTCGGCACCACTACGCAGAGTGGCCTTATCTACATCAAACAATATATTTTCATCCATAGAGTAAATGGTATATTCATCTGTACCACGCGCTTCTACACCAGTACCCTGAAGCCGCTGATCGTTTTTAACCGGAGCATTACGATCAATGTTTGACCAAAAGCTTTCATCCACTTTTTTTACCTCTACTCCCTCTGCTTCAATTCTGCCACTTTCGTCGCCATAC contains these protein-coding regions:
- a CDS encoding OmpA family protein, whose protein sequence is MKKLSSLTLIASIGLLYACNSPEGGVERDSLADATADTAVMYGDESGRIEAEGVEVKKVDESFWSNIDRNAPVKNDQRLQGTGVEARGTDEYTIYSMDENILFDVDKATLRSGAEDKLSSISASIQDMGNAGQIRVYGHTDSTASKSYNKQLAEDRAKTVKDWLNNKGDIDKSRISVEAVGESNPVATNATPEGRQKNRRVEIVVVNGQ